The following are from one region of the Numenius arquata chromosome 23, bNumArq3.hap1.1, whole genome shotgun sequence genome:
- the LOC141474964 gene encoding histone H2B 1-like, translated as MDNDPTILPKRKAAAGCSWQSLLCLRPRRQKKKVAYSIYIHRLRNQTWSTGASCLAAAALDWLGSPRLLGDVALEATRLSRCSRRSHLSHREVLLAMKLVLLRELSKPPLGSSSCELLLKGPSKMGQS; from the exons ATGGACAACGACCCCACCATCCTCCCGAAGAGGAAGGCAGCGGCTGGGTGCTCCTGGCAGAGCCTCCTCTGCCTCCGACCCCGCAGGCAGAAGAAGAAGGTGGCTTATTCCATCTACATCCACAGGCTCCGAAACCAG ACGTGGTCTACTGGAGCCTCCTGCTTGGCAGCTGCCGCCCTGgactggctgggcagcccccggctgcTTGGGGACGTGGCGCTGGAGGCCACCCGGCTGTCCCGCTGCAGCAGAAGAAGCCATCTCAGCCACCGTGAGGTCCTGCTGGCCATGAAGCTGGTGTTGCTGCGTGAGCTCTCCAAGCCTCCTCTGGGATCCTCGAGCTGTGAGCTGCTACTGAAGGGACCCAGCAAGATGGGACAATCTTAG